A portion of the Polaribacter cellanae genome contains these proteins:
- a CDS encoding ABC transporter permease — translation MISKIITKEIKEILRDGRFKISIIIVLLLLAVSLFVTSKQYKSISEQYTNAQKNERNAWESQGEKNPHSAAHYGNYVFKPKFPLSLIDQGVDKYTGISIFLEAHNRNEAQYSEATDQTALSRFGELTPNFILFFIIPLIIILVSYNTFTKEVEGKTQYLLKSQGIDGWKLVLGKWIASLIPTLVITTFLFLIAGIILSNLSNYGSFSWASLAILYVVYLLYYFIFTNVIVLISSISKKSGIALVSSLTFWVLACFIAPKIASNLADSKYPYPTNQEFSDKISAEKKQGLDGHNPWNKESKKLEEDVLKEYNVADIKDLPFNFYAYRMQKSEEYQAKIYAKHYQKLKEQFYKQENVYKTISIISPFLSARFLSMSIANTDYQTHWNFTDAAEDYRIKTQKFLNGKTQNNSKIGERYIASADTWKELPKFSYTPKTVTQKLKGNIFNFLILFLWFSVTGGALFLINKKY, via the coding sequence ATGATTTCTAAAATAATAACCAAAGAAATTAAAGAAATTTTACGTGATGGGCGTTTTAAAATTTCTATAATTATTGTACTTTTATTGCTAGCTGTTTCGCTTTTTGTAACGTCTAAACAATACAAAAGTATTTCGGAACAATATACAAATGCGCAAAAAAACGAGCGAAATGCTTGGGAATCACAAGGAGAAAAAAACCCACATTCTGCTGCACATTATGGTAATTATGTCTTCAAACCAAAATTTCCATTATCGCTTATAGACCAAGGTGTAGATAAATATACTGGAATTTCTATATTCTTAGAAGCACATAACAGAAATGAAGCGCAATATAGCGAAGCTACAGACCAAACTGCTTTGTCTCGTTTTGGAGAACTTACTCCCAATTTTATTTTATTCTTTATTATACCTCTAATAATTATTTTGGTGAGTTACAATACATTTACAAAAGAAGTTGAGGGAAAAACCCAATATCTTTTAAAAAGCCAAGGAATAGATGGCTGGAAATTAGTGCTCGGAAAATGGATTGCTTCTTTAATACCTACTTTAGTAATTACTACATTTCTATTTCTTATTGCTGGAATTATACTATCTAACCTTTCTAACTATGGAAGTTTTAGCTGGGCTTCTTTAGCCATTTTATATGTAGTGTATTTGCTTTATTATTTCATTTTTACAAATGTGATTGTACTTATTTCATCCATTTCAAAAAAATCGGGAATTGCTTTAGTAAGCAGTTTAACTTTTTGGGTTTTGGCATGTTTTATAGCTCCGAAAATCGCTAGTAATTTGGCAGATTCTAAATACCCATATCCAACAAATCAAGAATTTTCTGATAAAATTTCCGCAGAAAAAAAACAAGGTTTAGATGGGCATAATCCTTGGAATAAAGAATCTAAAAAGTTAGAAGAAGATGTTCTTAAAGAATATAATGTAGCCGATATTAAAGATTTACCTTTTAACTTTTACGCTTATCGAATGCAAAAAAGTGAAGAATATCAAGCCAAAATATATGCAAAACATTATCAGAAATTAAAAGAACAGTTTTATAAACAAGAAAATGTTTACAAAACCATTTCTATAATCTCACCTTTTTTATCTGCGCGTTTTTTGTCGATGTCTATCGCAAATACAGACTATCAAACACATTGGAATTTTACTGATGCAGCCGAAGATTACAGAATTAAAACACAAAAATTCTTAAATGGGAAAACGCAAAACAATTCTAAAATTGGCGAACGTTATATTGCTTCTGCAGATACTTGGAAAGAGCTTCCAAAGTTTAGCTATACCCCAAAAACAGTAACCCAAAAACTGAAAGGAAATATCTTTAATTTCTTAATTCTTTTTTTATGGTTTTCTGTTACAGGTGGTGCTTTATTTTTAATCAATAAAAAATATTAA
- a CDS encoding ABC transporter ATP-binding protein, which produces MIKTTNLTKNYGDFTALNNLNLHIKEGEIFCLLGANGAGKSTTINLLLNFIAPSSGNAFINNVDVAKHSKKTKSFLTYIPENLTLYPTLTAVENLDYFLGIGGKTFSKVELEHFLTEAGLQQEAFYKRIQYFSKGMRQKVGIALAIAKNSKVLLLDEPTSGLDPKSSNEFGALIKKMSLNKVAILMATHDIFRAKEIGTHIGIMRQGVLIHSFSSDEISLQDLEKLYLETMNLNEVSK; this is translated from the coding sequence ATGATTAAAACAACTAATTTAACCAAAAATTATGGCGATTTTACTGCCTTAAACAACTTAAACCTACATATAAAAGAGGGCGAAATTTTTTGTCTTTTAGGTGCTAATGGCGCAGGAAAATCTACCACAATTAACCTTTTATTAAATTTTATTGCGCCAAGTTCTGGAAATGCCTTTATTAATAATGTTGATGTTGCAAAACATTCTAAAAAAACCAAATCTTTTTTAACCTATATTCCAGAAAATTTAACACTTTACCCAACATTAACCGCTGTCGAAAACTTAGATTATTTCTTAGGAATTGGAGGTAAAACATTTTCTAAAGTAGAGTTAGAACATTTCTTAACAGAGGCAGGTTTACAGCAAGAAGCATTTTACAAACGCATTCAGTATTTTTCGAAAGGAATGCGTCAAAAAGTAGGTATTGCTTTGGCAATCGCAAAAAACTCTAAAGTACTTTTATTAGATGAACCTACTTCTGGTTTAGACCCAAAATCTAGCAACGAATTTGGTGCGCTCATTAAAAAAATGAGTTTAAACAAAGTAGCTATTCTAATGGCAACACACGATATTTTTAGAGCAAAAGAAATTGGAACACATATTGGAATTATGAGACAAGGTGTGTTAATACATTCTTTTTCTAGTGACGAAATCTCGCTTCAAGATTTAGAAAAACTATATTTAGAAACTATGAATTTAAACGAAGTAAGCAAATGA
- a CDS encoding COG3014 family protein: MFKNLNLFKITYFLFLLLLTYSCGTTYNVKSKEFQQELQNGNTKEALLKINENKFLKKKKNLLLYYFEKGKVAYLDNDYELSNTFLNKADNFILENKRDVGGKILGTLLNPEQETYLGEDFEKVAIHYYKALNYTFLRKYDEALVEARKINLQLQSINENYPDDKKNRYSTDAFALSLQGMLYESSKNINDAFISYRNAVDLYLKNKGHFFGVDIPNQLKEDLLRTAKHLGFTNEFLRYKKLLNFNYKEKNTTNGEVIIFWENGLVPFKDENNFAFTILPGKETGVATIYNKELNLTLPIPISNKKNKESKFSDISIFNVAFPKYIARKPYYTGALIKKDSTETYNFQLAENYEEIAFKTLKDRTLREIGKVALRLAVKKTSEHLVRDKNEDLGALLGIFNSITEGADTRNWQSLPQKIYYTRIPLKKGKNTFTLELLKNGNVASEEKIEVMGTGNIVFRKVSSLNSY; encoded by the coding sequence ATGTTTAAAAATTTAAATTTATTTAAAATAACCTATTTTCTATTTTTGCTACTTCTTACCTATAGTTGTGGTACTACTTATAATGTTAAAAGTAAAGAATTTCAGCAAGAATTACAAAATGGAAACACTAAAGAAGCCCTTTTAAAAATTAATGAAAATAAATTCTTAAAAAAGAAAAAAAACTTATTATTATATTATTTCGAAAAAGGAAAAGTTGCTTATTTAGATAATGATTACGAATTAAGTAATACTTTTTTAAATAAAGCAGATAACTTTATCTTAGAAAATAAAAGAGATGTTGGTGGTAAAATCTTAGGAACTCTTTTAAATCCTGAACAAGAAACTTATTTGGGTGAAGATTTCGAAAAAGTAGCCATCCATTATTACAAAGCATTAAATTATACTTTTTTACGTAAATATGATGAGGCACTTGTTGAAGCTAGGAAAATAAATTTACAGCTTCAAAGTATAAATGAAAACTATCCAGATGATAAAAAAAACAGATATTCTACAGATGCATTTGCTTTAAGTTTACAAGGTATGCTTTACGAATCTTCCAAAAATATAAACGATGCATTTATATCTTATAGAAATGCTGTTGATTTATATTTAAAAAATAAAGGTCATTTTTTTGGGGTCGATATTCCAAATCAATTAAAAGAAGATCTATTAAGAACCGCAAAACACTTAGGCTTTACAAATGAATTTTTACGTTATAAAAAACTTTTAAACTTTAATTATAAAGAGAAAAATACTACAAATGGTGAAGTAATTATTTTTTGGGAAAATGGTTTGGTACCTTTTAAAGATGAAAATAATTTTGCTTTCACCATTTTGCCAGGAAAAGAAACAGGTGTAGCTACTATTTATAATAAAGAATTAAACTTAACTTTACCAATACCCATTAGCAACAAAAAAAATAAAGAAAGTAAATTTTCTGATATTAGTATTTTTAACGTAGCATTTCCTAAATATATAGCAAGAAAACCTTATTACACAGGTGCTTTAATTAAGAAAGACTCCACAGAAACCTACAATTTTCAATTAGCAGAAAACTACGAAGAAATCGCTTTTAAAACGTTAAAAGATAGAACACTTAGAGAAATAGGCAAAGTAGCTTTACGATTGGCTGTTAAGAAAACTTCTGAACACTTAGTAAGAGATAAAAATGAAGATTTAGGTGCACTTTTGGGTATTTTTAATTCTATTACAGAAGGGGCAGACACAAGAAACTGGCAAAGTTTACCTCAAAAAATTTATTACACTAGAATTCCTCTAAAAAAAGGAAAAAACACTTTTACCTTAGAATTATTAAAAAATGGAAATGTTGCTTCTGAGGAAAAGATAGAAGTAATGGGGACAGGAAATATTGTTTTCAGAAAAGTATCTAGTTTAAATTCTTATTAA
- a CDS encoding penicillin-binding protein activator LpoB, whose amino-acid sequence MKKLNTIALILTVGVLTLNSCAKKVTRINTNEQVDISGRWNDTDSRLASEELTQEILTGNWLTDFVQQNGKKPVIIVGLVRNKSHEHIEAETFTKDIEKAFIKRQKARIVSGGKMREELRAERADQQDNASLSTVKKFGLESGADFMLQGNINSIVDAHGRQKVVYYQIDLELTNIQTNEKVWIGDKKIKKFVKN is encoded by the coding sequence ATGAAAAAATTAAATACAATCGCACTTATACTTACTGTAGGAGTTTTAACTTTAAATTCTTGTGCCAAAAAAGTTACACGTATTAACACAAATGAACAAGTAGATATTAGTGGAAGATGGAACGACACAGACTCAAGACTTGCCTCTGAAGAACTAACGCAAGAAATTCTAACAGGAAATTGGTTGACAGATTTTGTTCAACAAAATGGAAAAAAACCAGTAATAATTGTAGGATTGGTACGTAACAAATCTCACGAACATATAGAAGCAGAAACTTTTACAAAAGACATAGAAAAAGCATTTATAAAAAGACAAAAAGCACGTATTGTTTCTGGAGGAAAAATGAGAGAAGAATTAAGAGCAGAACGTGCAGACCAACAAGACAATGCATCTTTATCTACTGTTAAAAAATTCGGCTTAGAATCTGGCGCAGACTTCATGTTGCAAGGAAACATAAACTCTATCGTCGATGCACATGGAAGACAAAAAGTAGTTTATTATCAAATAGATTTAGAACTTACAAATATTCAAACCAACGAAAAAGTATGGATTGGTGATAAAAAAATAAAAAAATTCGTAAAGAATTAA
- a CDS encoding carboxypeptidase-like regulatory domain-containing protein, producing MKQNLSLLFVFITNCIIAQITITGTVYDKNGPLEGTAVYFNNTMVGTTTNANGEFSIKAKEGKYELIVSYLGYKTINYPLNTSNYTAPLKFALLEDENMLNEIVIRKTVYDNEWKYNLIRFKQEFIGRTELAKDCKILNPKVLHFEFDAKNNVLTAIAREPLEIKHTELGYKITFDLESFIINKNYVTYLGYSRYENLKGGKRKQRKWKENRLKAYNGSFTHFYQSLIKNTTYEDGFIVHQFKRVANPEMPTEKQIKRARELVKLNRSRINFSKEIKEPKTNLDSALVILRKTKLPKFKDYLYKSKVPVNEIITKENGTYYLSFENNISVVYTKELEEKAYILRKAFSKFRKALPQTSAVIPLKRPIEIDKNGLMANPLDVYYEGYWSYEKLANSLPIDYVPILN from the coding sequence ATGAAACAAAACCTCTCACTTTTATTCGTATTCATAACCAATTGTATCATCGCACAAATTACAATTACAGGAACTGTGTATGATAAAAATGGACCATTAGAAGGAACTGCTGTGTATTTTAACAATACAATGGTTGGCACAACTACGAATGCGAATGGCGAGTTTTCTATAAAAGCAAAAGAAGGCAAATATGAATTGATTGTTTCTTATTTGGGTTATAAAACCATAAATTATCCTTTAAATACTTCCAACTATACAGCCCCTTTAAAGTTTGCTTTGTTGGAAGATGAAAATATGCTGAATGAAATTGTAATTCGTAAAACGGTTTACGATAATGAATGGAAATACAATCTTATTCGTTTTAAACAAGAATTTATTGGACGCACAGAATTGGCTAAAGATTGTAAAATTTTAAACCCTAAAGTGTTGCATTTCGAGTTTGATGCAAAAAACAATGTTCTTACTGCTATTGCAAGAGAACCTTTAGAAATTAAACACACGGAATTAGGCTATAAAATTACGTTCGATTTGGAGAGTTTTATCATTAACAAAAATTACGTAACCTATTTAGGCTATTCTCGATACGAAAATTTAAAAGGTGGTAAAAGAAAACAACGCAAATGGAAAGAAAACAGATTGAAAGCTTACAATGGTTCTTTTACACATTTTTATCAATCTTTAATTAAAAATACGACGTACGAAGATGGTTTTATTGTGCACCAATTTAAAAGAGTTGCAAACCCAGAAATGCCCACTGAAAAACAAATTAAAAGAGCCAGAGAATTGGTGAAATTAAATCGTTCTCGAATCAATTTTTCAAAGGAAATTAAAGAACCTAAAACCAATTTAGATTCAGCTCTAGTGATTTTAAGAAAAACTAAATTACCAAAATTTAAAGATTATTTATACAAATCTAAAGTTCCTGTAAACGAAATAATCACCAAAGAAAATGGCACTTATTATTTAAGTTTCGAAAATAATATTAGTGTTGTTTACACAAAAGAATTAGAAGAAAAAGCCTATATTTTAAGAAAAGCTTTTAGCAAATTTAGAAAAGCATTGCCACAAACCTCTGCTGTAATTCCATTGAAAAGACCAATTGAAATAGACAAAAACGGACTTATGGCAAATCCATTAGACGTTTATTACGAGGGCTATTGGTCTTACGAAAAACTTGCAAACTCTTTGCCAATAGATTACGTTCCTATTTTAAATTAG
- a CDS encoding M3 family metallopeptidase encodes MNPLLQDFNTAPFSKITNEHYKPAIKKAIEIAKKEIHTIVENLEKPTFENTTVALDFTGEKLNRITSIFFNLNSAETNDEIQKIAQEVSPWLSEFRNDITLNEALFKRVKNVFEVKESLELTPEQEMLLDKQYKSFARNGANLNESDKTELRKIDTQLSKLSLQFGENVLAETNAFEMHLTDEKELDGLPNSAKEAAKQLANEKGKEGWIFTLDYPSYIPFMTYADNRELRKKLAIAAGKKGFQDNKNNNEQIVLDIVNLRHKRANLLGYKTHAHFVLEERMAETPKKVIDFSNELLEKAKPAATKEFENLEKYAKKLDGINQLQKWDGAYYSEKLKKEIFDLDQELLKPYFKLENVIDGVFEIANRLYDLQFEEVTTIDTYHKDVKTYNVTDSKGSFVAVFYADFHPRKGKRNGAWMTSYKPQQIKDGVNERPHVSIVCNFTKPTPTKPSLLTFNEVTTLFHEFGHALHGMLANTTYNSLSGTSVSWDFVELPSQVLENWCYEKEALELFAKHYETGEIIPMKYVEKIKESASFHEGMQTLRQLSFGLLDMGWHSQNPSKIKTVKEFENEAFANTKLYPDVAENAMSTAFSHIFQGGYAAGYYSYKWAEVLDADAFEYFLEKGIFNKEVATKFKENILSKGGTEKPMILYKRFRGKEPKPDALLRRAGLL; translated from the coding sequence ATGAATCCACTTTTACAAGATTTTAATACTGCTCCTTTTTCTAAAATTACAAACGAACACTACAAACCTGCTATAAAAAAAGCCATAGAAATTGCAAAAAAAGAAATACATACGATTGTTGAAAATTTAGAAAAACCAACTTTCGAAAACACCACTGTTGCTTTAGATTTTACTGGCGAAAAACTAAACAGAATTACCAGTATTTTCTTTAACTTGAATTCTGCGGAAACCAATGACGAAATTCAAAAAATAGCACAAGAAGTTTCTCCTTGGTTAAGTGAATTTAGAAACGATATTACTTTAAATGAAGCACTTTTTAAACGAGTAAAAAATGTTTTTGAGGTTAAAGAAAGTTTAGAATTAACACCAGAACAAGAAATGTTGCTAGACAAACAGTACAAAAGTTTTGCTAGAAATGGTGCGAATTTAAACGAAAGCGATAAAACTGAACTTCGAAAAATAGATACGCAACTATCTAAACTATCATTACAATTTGGTGAAAATGTGTTGGCAGAAACCAATGCATTTGAAATGCACTTAACAGATGAAAAAGAACTTGATGGTTTGCCAAACTCTGCAAAAGAAGCTGCAAAACAATTGGCAAATGAAAAAGGTAAAGAAGGTTGGATTTTTACGTTAGATTACCCAAGCTACATTCCTTTTATGACGTATGCAGATAATAGAGAATTAAGGAAAAAACTGGCAATTGCAGCTGGGAAAAAAGGGTTTCAGGATAATAAAAATAATAACGAACAAATTGTTTTAGACATTGTGAACCTCCGCCATAAAAGAGCCAATTTATTGGGTTATAAAACACATGCACATTTTGTTTTGGAAGAAAGAATGGCTGAAACTCCTAAAAAAGTAATCGATTTTTCGAACGAATTGTTAGAAAAAGCAAAACCTGCTGCTACAAAAGAATTTGAAAACTTAGAAAAATACGCTAAAAAATTAGACGGAATCAATCAACTTCAAAAATGGGATGGCGCTTATTATTCAGAAAAACTAAAGAAAGAAATTTTTGATTTAGATCAAGAACTTTTAAAACCCTATTTTAAATTAGAAAATGTAATTGATGGCGTTTTTGAAATTGCAAATCGTTTATATGATTTACAATTCGAAGAAGTCACTACAATCGACACATATCACAAAGATGTAAAAACCTACAACGTAACTGATTCTAAAGGAAGTTTTGTCGCTGTTTTTTATGCCGATTTTCATCCTAGAAAAGGCAAACGAAATGGTGCTTGGATGACTTCTTATAAACCGCAACAAATTAAAGACGGAGTTAACGAAAGACCTCACGTTTCTATCGTTTGTAATTTTACGAAACCAACCCCAACAAAACCATCATTATTAACTTTTAATGAAGTTACTACCTTGTTTCATGAATTTGGGCACGCTTTACATGGAATGTTAGCAAATACAACCTATAATAGTTTGTCTGGAACTTCCGTTTCTTGGGATTTTGTAGAATTACCAAGTCAGGTTTTGGAAAATTGGTGTTACGAAAAAGAAGCCTTAGAATTGTTTGCCAAGCATTATGAAACTGGAGAAATTATTCCAATGAAATATGTGGAAAAAATAAAAGAATCTGCAAGTTTTCATGAAGGAATGCAAACGTTAAGACAATTGAGTTTTGGTTTGTTAGATATGGGTTGGCATTCTCAAAATCCATCAAAAATAAAAACTGTAAAAGAGTTTGAAAACGAAGCTTTTGCGAATACCAAGTTATATCCTGATGTTGCAGAAAACGCCATGAGTACTGCTTTTTCTCATATTTTTCAAGGAGGCTATGCTGCTGGATATTATTCTTACAAATGGGCAGAAGTTTTAGATGCAGATGCTTTTGAATATTTTTTAGAAAAGGGAATTTTTAATAAAGAAGTAGCTACAAAATTTAAAGAAAACATACTGTCTAAAGGTGGTACAGAAAAACCAATGATTTTATACAAACGCTTTCGAGGAAAAGAACCCAAGCCAGATGCACTTTTAAGAAGAGCGGGTTTATTATAG
- the purE gene encoding 5-(carboxyamino)imidazole ribonucleotide mutase, with amino-acid sequence MVGIIMGSDSDLPIMEEAIDILESMDIQIEVDIVSAHRTPDKLVKYAKNAHLRGIKVIIAGAGGAAHLPGMVASMSPLPVIGVPIKSRNSIDGWDSVLSILQMPGGVPVATVALNGAKNAGILATQIIGAADNCVLDKIITYKEGLKLKVEQASERVRK; translated from the coding sequence ATGGTAGGAATAATAATGGGAAGCGATTCAGATCTTCCAATAATGGAAGAAGCAATCGATATTTTAGAGAGCATGGATATTCAAATTGAAGTAGATATTGTATCTGCTCACAGAACTCCAGATAAATTAGTAAAATATGCTAAAAATGCACATTTACGAGGCATAAAAGTAATAATAGCTGGTGCTGGAGGCGCAGCACATTTGCCAGGAATGGTCGCTTCTATGAGCCCTCTGCCAGTTATTGGTGTTCCAATAAAAAGTAGAAATTCTATAGATGGTTGGGATTCTGTTTTATCTATTTTACAAATGCCTGGAGGCGTTCCTGTAGCAACTGTAGCCTTAAATGGCGCAAAAAATGCAGGTATTTTAGCAACACAAATTATTGGAGCTGCAGACAACTGTGTTTTAGATAAAATTATTACTTACAAAGAAGGTTTAAAACTAAAAGTTGAACAAGCTTCTGAAAGAGTTAGAAAATAA
- the rhuM gene encoding RhuM family protein has protein sequence MNSGEVFLYKNENGKPSVEINLVKNTLWLSQKQMSELFDKNSDTIGLHLKNIYSSKELDKIATTEKSSVVQKEGNRKVNRTVTFYNLDAIISVGYRVNSKKGTQFRIWATNILKEHLTKGYSINEKRLEQLQKTIQLIHRTSKLTSETKDLLDILSDYSSALDILDKFDHQSLTKNKVNNSVSYQIEYDEAKYAIDKLKLKFGGSNLFGNEKDQSFKSSIAIIDQTFDGKELYTSIEEKAAHLLYFVVKNHSFTDGNKRIAAWLFVWYLDKNNFLYKNDGSKRIENNTLVALTLMMAESNPNEKEMMINVIINLIN, from the coding sequence ATGAATTCAGGAGAAGTTTTTTTATACAAAAATGAAAACGGAAAACCTTCTGTGGAAATAAATTTAGTAAAAAATACTTTATGGCTTTCTCAAAAGCAGATGTCTGAATTATTTGACAAAAATTCGGATACAATAGGACTTCACCTAAAAAATATATACTCCTCTAAAGAATTAGACAAAATAGCAACTACCGAGAAATCCTCGGTAGTTCAAAAAGAAGGTAACAGAAAAGTAAACAGAACAGTCACTTTTTACAATCTTGACGCAATAATTAGTGTTGGATATCGTGTAAACTCTAAAAAAGGAACACAATTTAGAATCTGGGCAACAAATATACTAAAAGAACATCTTACCAAAGGATATTCTATAAACGAAAAACGTTTAGAGCAACTTCAGAAGACAATACAGCTGATTCATAGAACCTCTAAATTAACTTCTGAAACTAAAGATTTATTAGATATTTTATCCGATTATTCTTCTGCTTTAGATATTTTAGATAAGTTCGATCATCAATCATTAACAAAAAATAAGGTTAATAATTCTGTTTCTTATCAAATTGAATATGATGAAGCAAAATATGCAATTGATAAATTAAAACTAAAATTTGGAGGCTCTAATTTATTTGGAAATGAAAAAGACCAATCTTTTAAGAGTTCAATTGCTATAATAGACCAAACTTTTGACGGTAAAGAGCTATATACAAGTATTGAAGAAAAAGCGGCACATCTTTTATATTTTGTTGTGAAAAACCATTCTTTTACTGATGGAAACAAACGAATTGCAGCTTGGTTATTTGTTTGGTACTTAGATAAAAATAATTTTTTATATAAAAATGATGGTTCTAAAAGAATTGAAAATAATACTTTAGTGGCTTTAACCTTAATGATGGCAGAAAGCAATCCAAATGAAAAAGAAATGATGATTAATGTAATTATCAACTTAATAAATTAA
- a CDS encoding 5-(carboxyamino)imidazole ribonucleotide synthase — MKNYFSSNFKLGVLGGGQLGRMLLAETQKFDIHTSILESNKNAPCAVICNRFVLGDLLDFDAVYNFGKTVDVLTIEIENVNLDALDKLEAEGLTIYPKPKDLRIIQSKARQKNFYVDHEIPTAEFLHYAYLEELKHSIENNIINFPFVWKAARFGYDGNGVKIVRNFEDLKSLPNVECITEKLIPFKNELAVIVARNASGETTTYPVVEMEFHPEANQVEYVICPARIDANVAEKARETALKVVNKLDFVGLLAVELFQTKNDEILVNEVAPRPHNSGHYSIEASYTNQFEQHLRSILNLPLGNTASKVAGIMVNLVGEEGFSGDVVYENIENILKIDGVTPHIYGKKETRPFRKMGHVTIVNKNIEKAREIAQKVKETIRVISK; from the coding sequence GTGAAAAACTATTTTTCTTCAAACTTTAAATTAGGCGTTCTTGGTGGTGGCCAACTAGGGAGAATGCTACTCGCAGAAACACAAAAATTCGACATCCATACTTCCATTTTAGAGAGTAATAAAAATGCACCTTGTGCAGTAATTTGCAACAGATTTGTTCTTGGAGATTTATTAGATTTCGATGCTGTTTACAACTTCGGAAAAACAGTAGATGTATTAACCATAGAAATAGAAAATGTAAATTTAGATGCTTTAGACAAGCTAGAAGCAGAAGGATTAACAATTTACCCAAAACCAAAAGATTTACGAATCATACAAAGTAAGGCAAGACAGAAAAATTTTTATGTAGACCATGAAATACCAACTGCAGAATTTTTGCATTATGCCTATTTAGAAGAATTAAAACATTCTATAGAAAACAATATTATTAATTTTCCTTTTGTATGGAAAGCTGCACGTTTTGGTTATGATGGAAATGGTGTTAAAATCGTAAGAAACTTCGAAGATTTAAAAAGTTTGCCAAATGTAGAATGTATTACAGAAAAACTAATTCCGTTTAAAAACGAATTGGCAGTAATTGTTGCAAGAAATGCAAGTGGGGAAACTACAACATATCCTGTGGTGGAAATGGAATTTCACCCTGAAGCAAACCAGGTTGAATATGTAATTTGCCCTGCAAGGATTGATGCAAATGTTGCTGAAAAAGCAAGAGAAACTGCTTTAAAAGTGGTCAATAAATTAGATTTTGTTGGTTTATTAGCTGTTGAATTGTTTCAAACCAAAAACGATGAAATTTTAGTAAACGAAGTTGCGCCAAGACCACACAATTCTGGCCATTATTCTATTGAAGCGAGTTATACCAATCAATTTGAGCAACATTTACGAAGTATTTTAAACCTTCCTTTAGGCAATACAGCAAGTAAAGTTGCCGGAATTATGGTGAATTTAGTGGGCGAAGAAGGATTTTCTGGAGATGTCGTTTACGAAAACATAGAAAATATTTTAAAAATTGATGGAGTAACGCCTCACATTTACGGAAAAAAGGAAACACGTCCGTTTCGTAAAATGGGTCATGTAACTATCGTTAATAAGAATATTGAAAAAGCGAGAGAGATTGCACAGAAAGTAAAGGAAACGATTCGCGTGATTTCGAAGTAA
- a CDS encoding phosphoribosylaminoimidazole carboxylase, with product MLKKIFFFSILLALFNCENNDILQGCIRPAPLSISSDLNNPQLINALVPGGFAELNGGYKGILLLNVNGKDFVAYDRICPANDCKSAMTYERGIVLKCKCDGSEYGVGKAIGGTPQTEGFNCAAIEYKVTKIGSVIRITNF from the coding sequence ATGCTCAAAAAAATATTCTTTTTCTCAATTTTACTCGCTTTATTTAACTGCGAAAATAATGATATTTTACAAGGATGTATTAGACCTGCCCCTTTAAGCATAAGCTCCGATTTAAACAACCCACAATTAATAAATGCTTTAGTTCCTGGAGGTTTTGCAGAACTTAATGGTGGTTATAAAGGAATTCTCTTATTAAATGTAAATGGTAAAGATTTTGTTGCTTATGACAGAATTTGCCCTGCAAATGATTGTAAATCTGCAATGACTTACGAGAGAGGAATTGTTTTAAAATGCAAATGTGATGGTAGCGAATATGGTGTTGGAAAAGCAATTGGAGGCACTCCACAAACAGAAGGTTTTAATTGTGCTGCAATAGAATATAAAGTTACAAAAATTGGAAGCGTAATTAGAATCACTAATTTTTAG